The Sulfurimonas sp. HSL3-2 genome segment ATAGCCTGCTTCTTGCAGTTTTGATTTTGCCGCTGCAGCATCGATGTAAGCACCGCGTAGGTATGCCGGTGCATCTTTACCTTCCGGTTTTTCCATGCTTGTAACATCAAAAGCTGCTGCTTCAGTGTTCTCGGCTGCCTGTGCTGCTGAGAGTCCGTAAAAAGCGGCTACCATCGCAGCTGCTAAAAGTGTCAGTATTTTTTTCATATTTCATTTCCTCCTAGATTTTTCATAATCTCGACTATCTCTTTATCAAGATCTTCGATAGCTTTTTGTTTTTTTGGATCTTTTATGCCCATGACTGCGATCCAGTTTTCTAAAGTCGGCATACCTATTTCTAATTTATCCCCGCCTTTTTCAATATACATATACATTGAGCACGGGGCGAATACTCCGGCATCCGGACGCCCGTCTGCCGTTGCTTTATCATTACGGTTGAAGATACTTTCCGAAAATGAAAAATGACAAAGCGAATACACGAAATATGCGTCATAACGATCAAAAGGGAGATCTAAATCGTTATAGATCTCTTTAAAATCTTTATATCCTGCGATAATGAACTCATGATCTTCAAATGCCGTTTCAAATCTATCCTGAAAAGCTTCGATAATATCGGCCAGCTCTTTTTGGCGGTCTATCGGCACTTCAAATCTGATCATACGTTTTTTAGCAAGTTGAGAGAACTTTTGGTATTTGACCTCTCCGCCTATGCTTTTTTGTACTACTTCATCCAGCTTAGGAAACATAGCTTTAAAGCCCTTACGGACCTCTTTATCTTTTGCTCCGACTATATCAAGCATCACTTCGGGATCGACATGACCGACATAAGTTCTATCTTCGTCTTTCAGTTTGTAAATAACTTCATTAAAAGGTGAGAAACCACCGATACTTGGATCTTTTAAAAGTAATGGACGGAGCGCTTTATCATCAGTGATCGAGAAAAAACCCAGATTATCAAGGTTTGTTCCTCCGTATTTACCGGCATATGCATCGTTAATACGTTCATGAGGATCAGAAAGTTTAAATCCGGCTTGAGAAATTTTGTTTTTCATCATATCGTAATATGCTTCTTCTTTATTTCCCGAAGCGACGTTAAACCTTACACCGTCTCTTAACTCTAAGCAAGACTCGGAGAGTTCTGGCTTAACAGCGGCATTTGAAAAACTGCAGCCTGCCATACTGAATGTCAATACTGTCAAAGAAAACATTGTGAACATTCGTCTCATCTCGTCTCCTTTCTTGATACTGAACTGTCTAAAACTCAGCCTATCCTTCTATTTACATTTGTTATATCACAAAAATATCGCGATGATTGTAACATAAATATAGTGATTAGTTTTCATAATAGAGAAAAACATAAGAAAGGGTGTTTAGCAAAGAAACATAAGGATAATCTATTTGAGAGAAAGTGGATTTACGAAGATCGCAGATCCAAATATAGTTTTGGACCTGCATCAATAAAGATAATTTTTACTTATTCGGTACCAGATACATGTTGTAGTAACGACCTTCAAAAACAGGCGGTTTTTCCATTGTCGCGATATCTTCTAGCATTGGCCAGACACGAAGTAAGACCTCTTTTGCAGCTTCTGGATGAGCCATCTCGCGACCGCGTAAGAAAACACGGAATTTTACATGTTTTCCTTGAGTCAAGAATTCTCTTGCATGTTTGACTTTATAATTGATATCGTTTTCAGCGATCTTCACTGATAATTTAATCTCTTTAACGTCTATCTTTGTTTGATTTTTACGTTGCTCTTTGAGTTTTTTCTCTTCTTGGTATTTATACTTACCGTAGTCCATAATCTTCGCAACAGGCGGCTTTGCAGTCGGAGCGATCAGAACAAGGTCTAGTCCCAGTTCATTTGCTTTTTCCATAGCTTCATCTGTTGATATGATACCTAATGACTCTCCACCATCTATATTACAGCGTACTTCAGGAACTCTGATATCGTCATTCATTATGACACGGTCTTGTTTTTTACTCAAAAATTTACCTCATTGATTTTAGTTTGTATAAGTGAAATAAATTCGCTTTCACTTAGATTATATTGTTCACGTGTTCTACGGTCTCTTATGGCGATAGTCTTATTTTCGACCTCTTCGTCACCTAAGACTATGATCATAGGAACACGAGCCTTTTCTGCTGTACGGATACGTTTGTTCAGACTCTCGTTTTTAGAATAGATCTCACTATCCGCTCCGATATCAAGCAATTTGTCTGATAACTCTTTTGCATATGCATTGTGAGTCTCGGCAATCGGGACAATCGCAACCTGCGTAGGAGCGACAAACATCGGGAACTCTCCAGCATAGTGTTCCGTCAATATACCAACAAAACGCTCAAAAGAACCTAAAATTGCTCTATGGATCATTACCGGCTGAATCTTTTCATTACCTTCACCATTGTACTCTAACTCGAATCTACTTGGCAAGTTAAAGTCTAACTGGATCGTACCACACTGCCATTCACGTCCTATAGCATCGGTAATTTTGATATCTATTTTAGGCCCGTAGAATGCTCCACCGCCCTCATCTATCTCATATGCAAGGTTATGTTTATCCATCGCATTCTTTAAAGCTTGTGTAGAGATTTCCCATACTTCATCGTCGCCAACTGCTTTTTCAGGTTTAGTAGAGATCATCATCTTATAGTCAAAATTAAACGTCGTCATTATCTTATCGACAAAATCGACAACTTCTATAATCTGCTCTTCGATCTGAGAAGAGGTACAGAAGATATGCGCATCATCTTGAGTGAATTCACGAACACGGAACAATCCATGAAGGGCACCTGTCATCTCGTGACGGTGAACAACACCGTATTCAAAATATTTGAGCGGAAGATCACGGTATGAGTGAAGATCGTCTTCATATATTTTGATATGTCCGACACAGTTCATCGGTTTTACACCGAACTCGATCTCATCGATGTTTGTGAAGTACATGTTTTCGCCGTAGTTTTGGTAATGCCCTGATGTCATCCAAAGATCGCTTCTTAGCATCTCAGGACCACGAACCGGCTCATAACCGCGTTTACGGTGTGCTTTAAACAGTAGCTGTTCTAAACGTGAACGCATACGTGCACCTGCAGGAAGCCAGATAGGAAAACCAGCCCCGACCTCTTCACGGAAAGTGAAAAGTTTCATCTCAGCACCGATCTTTCTGTGGTCACGTTTTTCCGCTTCAGCCATCATCTCAAGATAGTCTTTCAGTGACTCTTTATCAGCGAATGCAATACCGTAAATACGTGTCAGTACCTCGTTTTTAGAGTCTCCGCCAAGATATGCACCGGCGATCTTCATAAGTTTAAAATATCTGATAAAACCGATGTTCGGCAAGTGAGGTCCGCGGCAAAGATCTTCAAAATCACCCTGCTTATAGATAGAGACCGTATTACTTGGAATATTTTTCATAACTGCTAATTTAAGATGATCATTTGCAAATTTTACTTTTGCTTCATCCATAGAGATGTCATATTTTTCGATCTCTAACTTCTTTTTAGCAAGATTAAGCATCTCTTTTTCTATCTTTTTCAAGTCGCCTTCGCCGATAGTCTCAGATGTCTTAAAATCGTAATAAAAACCTTCTTTTACGACAGGTCCGACGTAAAACTCTGCATCGGGATATAGTGATTTGATTGCTTGAGCCATAAGGTGAGCGGTTGAATGGCGTAAAACTTCAAGAGAATCTTTCGAGTTGTCCAGTTCTATTGCTTGACCTTCAATACCAAGAGCTTTTGCAGTTTGCAAGTCAACAATTTCATCATTGTACTTCAGTGCGATTGTATTCAATATATATTATCCTAGGTGGTGTACTATTACAGCATAGCACACCATTTTTTAAAATGCTTGCATTATGCCTAAAAATTACTTTATATTGGATGAATTTTTATCATTAAGATGCATGGCTTTAGTTTCATGCATCTACATGTAAGAAAAAAAGAGTGGCTTATGCTCTTGTAAATTTATGAGAGATGTCTGCCTCAAAAGAGGCAAGCTTTAGTGCCATAGCGGTCAGCGTAGTAAACTGGGTTTTACTCAGTTTACATTTTATAAATAGTAGTTTTTCACACCGTCGATGGTTCTACCCATATTGAGCAAAACCATGTCTGCAACGACGATCGCTGCCATCGCTTCACATACGATCGTTCCGCGGATAGCCACACAAGGATCGTGACGGCCTTTTAGCGAAAAATCAACCTCATCATTGTCTTTTGTTACCGTATGCTGCTCTTGAAAAATAGAGGGTGTCGGTTTAAAATAAACATTCAAGATAATATCTTCTCCGTTTGTTATACCTCCGAGGATCCCGCCTGCATGATTTGACTCAAAGCCGTTAGCACGGATAGGGTCGTTGTTTTGTGAACCGCGAAGTGACGCACTGCTGATGCCGTCACCGATCTCTACGGCTTTTACCGCATTAATACCCATCATTGCATCTGCTAAGATAGAATCCATCTTGTAGTAAAGAGGTTCGCCAAGTCCGATAGGTGAACCCTTGATCACGACACGAGAGACTCCTCCGACTGAATCATGAGCCTCTTTTGCTCTCATCACGGCATCTTTTTGCGCCTCTTCTACCTTTGCGTCAAGAGCATAGATAATGCTTTCTTTCGCATGATCATAGTCAAAACTCTCTGCTTTTATGCCGTCGATCTCACATATTCCGCTGACTATCTCTATGTTTAGCTGTTGTAACATCAGTTTTGCGACAGCACCTGCTGCAACGCGTGCAGCCGTCTCTCTTGCAGATGAACGTCCGCCGCCACGATAGTCACGGATGCCATATTTATGAAAGTAAGTAAAATCAGCATGTCCCGGACGAAATACATCTTTGATGTTCGAGTAGTCTTTTGACTTTTGATTTGTATTGTAGATTACCATAGCTATAGGCGTTCCTGTCGACATCCCTTCAAATACACCGCTAAGTATCTCGACTTTATCATCCTCTTGACGAGCTGTCTCGAACTTGCTTTTTCCCGGTTTTCTGCGGTCAAGTTCGCTTTGAATAAACTCCTCGTCTATCAAAAGTCCTGCAGGGACTCCATCGACTATACAACCGAGTGCTTTTCCGTGAGACTCGCCAAAAGTCGTAAAGCTAAATCTTTGTCCAAAACGGTTCATGAAAGTTCCTTCTGTAAAATCTCTATGGCTATAAACGCTGCTTCCTGCTGTGCGACTTTTTTGCTTTTTCCTACAGCTTTTGCATACTCTTTGTTTTCGATTATAACCGCTACTTCGAACTCTTTTTTATGATCAGGGCCCTTGCTTCCGACTAAACGGTACTCCGGAGTCACGCCGAAATGAGCCTGCGTAAGTTCCTGCAACGTAGTCTTATAGTCACGAAAAAGTGAATCTAAAGAGATCTCTTCGTAGTTTTCTTCGATAAGATTGATCACTATCTTTTGAACTTTTACAAGTCCAGCTTCAAGGTAGATCGCTCCCATTACCGCTTCAAATGCGTTGGATAAAAGAGAGGGTTTAGTCCTTCCGTCATTATTCTCTTCGGCATTGGATAAAAATATATGATCACCCAGTTTCAGTACGTTTGCAAGTTTATTAAAACCCTCTTCGTTTACCAGCGATGCTCTTATCTTTGAAAGTTTCCCCTCATCCGATTTTGGAAATTTTTTAAAAAGATACTCTCCGACCACAAGGTCAAGGACTGCGTCTCCAAGAAATTCAAGACGCTCATTATCGTAGGGCTGCTTATAGCTTTTATGTGTCAGCGCTTCAATAAGGAGCTGTTTGTCTTTAAACTTGTAACCCAGTGTTTTCTCTAACGACTCCATGTTACTCCTAAATTTTAATTTACCAGCCTTTTTTGTTTTTCGGCTTCCTCTTTAGCGATCTGATCGCACTTTTCGTTCTCATCATGCCCGTTATGCCCGCGGACCCATGTAGCTTGTATCTTATGAGGCTTTGAGACCTCGATATACTCTTTCCACAGATCGGGATTCTTTACTTTTTTGAAGTCTCTTGCGATCCAGCCGCCAAGCCACTCGTTTATCCCTTTGACGACATAAGAGGAATCAGAGATTACCTCAACTTCACAAGACTCTTTTAAAGCCTTTAAGCCTTCGATCACCCCTTTGAGTTCCATACGGTTATTTGTCGTATGTGCCTCGCCGCCGCTTACGATCCGCTCACGGTCATTGTATCTAAGGATAGTGCCAAATCCGCCCGGTCCTGGATTGCCAAGAGCGCTTCCGTCACTGAAAAGAGTTATTTTTTTCACTATATTCCTTAGAGATCATCGGTTCGCTTAAAGCAGAGTCTATCGAATGACAGTTTGGACACCTGTGAAAAGCAAACGGATATATCTGCTTACAGTTTTTACAGATATACTCAAATGTCAGAGCAGCACCTTTATAACCGCTTTTTCTCAAGTTTATCAAAAGATCAAACTCAAATACGGTGCTGCTCTCTTCCATATTCACAAAACCTTTTGCACTAAAAAGCTCTCGTAAATATACATTTTGTGAAATTATATCAAAATCGATAGCTTCCTTCTCTAGATTCCACAACAGATCACTTACTTTTTGACATTGTGACTGATCTAGATGCTGCCAAGCCGATTTTGGATCTTTTCTAAAAAGGTATTCGAAGATCAGATATGTCAATCTTTTATGGTCTTTGTAGATTGCTAAAAGTCTTTTGATCTTTTCATCTTCATCTATAGAAAAATCATTTAACAGCAAGATACACTCTAGATATATCTTATCGTTTTTGACATCTTCACCAAGCTCATCAAGAGGCTCCAAGACACCCAGTGCAGACTTATAGTCTTTAAGGTGTTCATATATAAGAAGCAGGTAACGCAAAGCCTGCGGTGTTCTCGGATTTGCTTTTAATATCTCTAAAAAGACATTTTTGCTTCTCTCTAAAAAGCCTGCTTTAAAATAGGTCTTTCCAAGTAAAAACATTATCTCTTTTTTATTTACGTCGTTCTCTTTATTGGCTAAAAGCTCATGATAGATCTCGATACTTTTTTCATATTCGCCGTTTTGCGAATAAAGATCCGCTAAAAGCAGCCATGATTTTGAGGATATATTTGACGACGAAATCAGCTCTTTTATCTCTGTCTGTGTAGGCGGTGTCTTAAACTGGCTTAAAAACCTGTCAAGATGACGGTGGTCGTCCTTTGCTTTAAAACGCCCCCACCAATAGCTAAATAGAGCTACCACAAAAACTATGACAAAAAAAACGATAATCCCGAAAAGCGGGTCTCTATATTCTATAAACAGCGTATTCATACTGAGATTATATCAAACAAAAGTACTAAGACAATATAAATTACAAAAATATCACATTGACGAATAAAATATTTTTCTTATTGACTTTTTACGTCAAAATTATGTACAATGACGATGAAACTAAAAGTTGAGAGGGGTTTTACCGTTATTATGGTTCACGCATATATTCGTTCCGATAAAAATTTTGAAGCTGCATATGAACAACTTAAGATGATAAATCTGTATGCCGAAAAAAAAGGGATCGTGATAGACGATGAATTTATAGATCAGAAATCTCAGAACAAACGCTTGCATGAAAGGGATGAAGTCGCTTCTTACTTTAAACATGGAGCAGGTGGAACTCTTTTGGTTTATGACACTTGGGTACTGAGTACAAATATGGAAGATGCGGTTCAGATGTTTAGCTGTCTGCTCAAAAATCGGTATGAAGTTCACTTTGTCAAACAATCTGTTATAATTAGCAATAAGAGCGATGTCATGCTGGTCTTAGGGCTTATAGACCAGCTTCGTCAAACTCTTCAGGAGAGTTCAAAGAGGTCTATAGGCAGACCGAAGGGGAGTCGTTCGTCATCCAAATTCGACAAATATCATAATGAGATAATATCGTATATTAAATCAGATAAAAGTGTAAGTGAGATTGCTAGGTTATTACATGTAAGTCGTAGTTCTTTAAAGGACTATATAGAGTCTCGTGAACTTAAAGAGGTCGCTTCCGGCTCACTAGTTCACAATACGCCCGAAAATGCAGAAGAGACGGTGATCAATAAGATCACTTGTCCAGTCACAACAAAATAAGGAGATATAAAATGGCTACAGATTCACAGCCGACACCAAAAGACACAGGAATTCCATGGAGAAAGATGAGATATGTTGCGTATGCTCTTGCAACAATCTTAGCGCTTTCTATACCTTGGATCACAGTAGATGGAAATCATCTATTTTTACTTAGTTTTGACAAACTAAAACTTCATCTTGGATTTGTACAGTTTGATATGCAAGAGATGTATCTTATGCCTTTCTTACTGATGATACTGTTTTTAGGCGTATTTGGTATGACAGTTATGGGGGGTCGTGTATTTTGTGGATGGGTATGTCCTCAGACAGTATTCCGCGTGATCTACCGTGACCTTATTGAAACAACGATCCTTGGACTTCGCAAACGTATAAAGAACAAACAGCAAGAACCGGATATGAGTAAAGCCGAGAACAAAGTCAAAAAAGCTATCGCAATAACTTTATGGATCGTTCTTGCGACTATTGCTGCGGCTGACTTTTTATGGTTTTTCATTCCGCCGGAAGATTTTTTCCAATACATAAAAAATCCTGCAGACCACATGGTTATGATGGGATTCTTGATCGGTGTAGTTGTCTTTTTGGTATATGATATCATCTTCTTAAAAGAGAACTTTTGTGTCTATGTCTGTCCATATTCTAGAATCCAATCTGTTTTATATGATGATGACACAGTCATGGCTATATACAACCCTCACCGCGGTGGAGAAGTATATAATGAGAACAAAGAACTGGTATTTACAAAACAAAAAGATCTGCTTGAAGTCAATCCGACTGCAGAGTGTACGACATGTCTTAGCTGTGTGACTGTTTGTCCTACGCACATAGATATCCGTCAAGGTCTGCAGTTAGAGTGTATCAACTGTCTAGAGTGTGTCGATGCCTGTACGGATGTTATGGGTAAACTCGGTAAAGAGAGTCTGGTTGTATGGTCAAGTGAACGCGAAATCTTAGAACAAGCAGGAAAAACAAGATACTTCAGGCCGAAGATCATAGGTTATGCGGTTATATTAGTGATCCTTGCCGTTATCATAGGGCTTATGGGAAGCAAGAAAGAGCATATGCTGTTAAACATCAATAAAGAGACTCGTCTTTATGCGATCGAAAAACTTGCTGATGACAAGTATAATGTGAAAAACTCTTATATATTCCTGCTTCAAAATACACAGGATAAAGATTACAGATTCTACTTCGACATTATCCCGCCAAAAGGTATGGAAGGCAAGATAAAAGTTGAACAGCCGACAAAACCGTTTACGGTAAAACCTGATGTCAAAAAGAAAAAGATAGTCACGCTTTATACTACAGACATGCTGGTAGACGATGCGAGTAAAGATACTGTTATCCCTATCACTATCAAGGCATACGCTTTAGATAAAGATGGAAAGATAATAGATAAGATAGTCGTTTTCAGAAAAGCAACATTTACTTTCCCTCGCGAAGATGTTTTAAAAAGAGAGACTGAATAGTCTCTTCTTTCCAAGCTTACATGTAAGGATCACCTTACATGTAAGAACTTAAGCCTCTAATTTTCCCGCTAATTTTTTATATATATCCGAACTCTCAAGAAGTTCTTTATGAGTGCCGCTTCCCACTATCTTACCTGATTGAAAAACAAGTATCTTATCGGCATCTTCTATCGTACTGAGTCTATGGGCGATCGTGATCGTTATCTTGTCTTTCGCATAGTTTTTAAGAGCGTTTTGAATACGTTTCTCACTCTCGTTGTCAAGCGCACTCGTCGCTTCGTCAAAAAGCAGAAGTGAAGCATGTTTATAGATAGCACGTGCGATCGCAATACGCTGACGCTGACCGCCTGAGAGATTAGCACCGAACTCTTCCATCATCGTATCTATGCCCTCTTCCAAGCCGCTGACAAACTCTGAAGCATCTGCAAGTCTTAAAGCTTCATTGACACGCTCTCTGTCTATCTCCTGTCCATAAGCGACATTTGAAGCAAGTGTGTCCTGAAAAATATAAACACGCTGAGAGACAAGCGAGATATGG includes the following:
- a CDS encoding tetratricopeptide repeat protein codes for the protein MNTLFIEYRDPLFGIIVFFVIVFVVALFSYWWGRFKAKDDHRHLDRFLSQFKTPPTQTEIKELISSSNISSKSWLLLADLYSQNGEYEKSIEIYHELLANKENDVNKKEIMFLLGKTYFKAGFLERSKNVFLEILKANPRTPQALRYLLLIYEHLKDYKSALGVLEPLDELGEDVKNDKIYLECILLLNDFSIDEDEKIKRLLAIYKDHKRLTYLIFEYLFRKDPKSAWQHLDQSQCQKVSDLLWNLEKEAIDFDIISQNVYLRELFSAKGFVNMEESSTVFEFDLLINLRKSGYKGAALTFEYICKNCKQIYPFAFHRCPNCHSIDSALSEPMISKEYSEKNNSFQ
- the thrS gene encoding threonine--tRNA ligase, producing the protein MNTIALKYNDEIVDLQTAKALGIEGQAIELDNSKDSLEVLRHSTAHLMAQAIKSLYPDAEFYVGPVVKEGFYYDFKTSETIGEGDLKKIEKEMLNLAKKKLEIEKYDISMDEAKVKFANDHLKLAVMKNIPSNTVSIYKQGDFEDLCRGPHLPNIGFIRYFKLMKIAGAYLGGDSKNEVLTRIYGIAFADKESLKDYLEMMAEAEKRDHRKIGAEMKLFTFREEVGAGFPIWLPAGARMRSRLEQLLFKAHRKRGYEPVRGPEMLRSDLWMTSGHYQNYGENMYFTNIDEIEFGVKPMNCVGHIKIYEDDLHSYRDLPLKYFEYGVVHRHEMTGALHGLFRVREFTQDDAHIFCTSSQIEEQIIEVVDFVDKIMTTFNFDYKMMISTKPEKAVGDDEVWEISTQALKNAMDKHNLAYEIDEGGGAFYGPKIDIKITDAIGREWQCGTIQLDFNLPSRFELEYNGEGNEKIQPVMIHRAILGSFERFVGILTEHYAGEFPMFVAPTQVAIVPIAETHNAYAKELSDKLLDIGADSEIYSKNESLNKRIRTAEKARVPMIIVLGDEEVENKTIAIRDRRTREQYNLSESEFISLIQTKINEVNF
- the infC gene encoding translation initiation factor IF-3; amino-acid sequence: MSKKQDRVIMNDDIRVPEVRCNIDGGESLGIISTDEAMEKANELGLDLVLIAPTAKPPVAKIMDYGKYKYQEEKKLKEQRKNQTKIDVKEIKLSVKIAENDINYKVKHAREFLTQGKHVKFRVFLRGREMAHPEAAKEVLLRVWPMLEDIATMEKPPVFEGRYYNMYLVPNK
- the rnhA gene encoding ribonuclease HI; its protein translation is MKKITLFSDGSALGNPGPGGFGTILRYNDRERIVSGGEAHTTNNRMELKGVIEGLKALKESCEVEVISDSSYVVKGINEWLGGWIARDFKKVKNPDLWKEYIEVSKPHKIQATWVRGHNGHDENEKCDQIAKEEAEKQKRLVN
- a CDS encoding recombinase family protein is translated as MKLKVERGFTVIMVHAYIRSDKNFEAAYEQLKMINLYAEKKGIVIDDEFIDQKSQNKRLHERDEVASYFKHGAGGTLLVYDTWVLSTNMEDAVQMFSCLLKNRYEVHFVKQSVIISNKSDVMLVLGLIDQLRQTLQESSKRSIGRPKGSRSSSKFDKYHNEIISYIKSDKSVSEIARLLHVSRSSLKDYIESRELKEVASGSLVHNTPENAEETVINKITCPVTTK
- the aroC gene encoding chorismate synthase; protein product: MNRFGQRFSFTTFGESHGKALGCIVDGVPAGLLIDEEFIQSELDRRKPGKSKFETARQEDDKVEILSGVFEGMSTGTPIAMVIYNTNQKSKDYSNIKDVFRPGHADFTYFHKYGIRDYRGGGRSSARETAARVAAGAVAKLMLQQLNIEIVSGICEIDGIKAESFDYDHAKESIIYALDAKVEEAQKDAVMRAKEAHDSVGGVSRVVIKGSPIGLGEPLYYKMDSILADAMMGINAVKAVEIGDGISSASLRGSQNNDPIRANGFESNHAGGILGGITNGEDIILNVYFKPTPSIFQEQHTVTKDNDEVDFSLKGRHDPCVAIRGTIVCEAMAAIVVADMVLLNMGRTIDGVKNYYL
- the ccoG gene encoding cytochrome c oxidase accessory protein CcoG; translation: MATDSQPTPKDTGIPWRKMRYVAYALATILALSIPWITVDGNHLFLLSFDKLKLHLGFVQFDMQEMYLMPFLLMILFLGVFGMTVMGGRVFCGWVCPQTVFRVIYRDLIETTILGLRKRIKNKQQEPDMSKAENKVKKAIAITLWIVLATIAAADFLWFFIPPEDFFQYIKNPADHMVMMGFLIGVVVFLVYDIIFLKENFCVYVCPYSRIQSVLYDDDTVMAIYNPHRGGEVYNENKELVFTKQKDLLEVNPTAECTTCLSCVTVCPTHIDIRQGLQLECINCLECVDACTDVMGKLGKESLVVWSSEREILEQAGKTRYFRPKIIGYAVILVILAVIIGLMGSKKEHMLLNINKETRLYAIEKLADDKYNVKNSYIFLLQNTQDKDYRFYFDIIPPKGMEGKIKVEQPTKPFTVKPDVKKKKIVTLYTTDMLVDDASKDTVIPITIKAYALDKDGKIIDKIVVFRKATFTFPREDVLKRETE
- the rnc gene encoding ribonuclease III, with the translated sequence MESLEKTLGYKFKDKQLLIEALTHKSYKQPYDNERLEFLGDAVLDLVVGEYLFKKFPKSDEGKLSKIRASLVNEEGFNKLANVLKLGDHIFLSNAEENNDGRTKPSLLSNAFEAVMGAIYLEAGLVKVQKIVINLIEENYEEISLDSLFRDYKTTLQELTQAHFGVTPEYRLVGSKGPDHKKEFEVAVIIENKEYAKAVGKSKKVAQQEAAFIAIEILQKELS